From a region of the Candidatus Desulfatibia profunda genome:
- a CDS encoding DUF4338 domain-containing protein, protein MITARGNHRFCGRVFGREELTLIQEVVETCAGISRTELSYTVCELLEWRRANGKLKGTECLSFLERLEGQGFLKLPESQQTGPKKGTRRHIVPATDDPLWANLTGSVGAFVPLDVELVKNRKQRQIFKDLVSWHHYLGYAMPFGARLQYLVYVSQPRRQVVGCVQFSSPAWRMKVRDQWIGWDDATRGRGLQQIVNNSRLLVLPRIRNLASSLLSCVLGRLREDWQGHYGVDPWLVETLVNRERFHGGCYRAANFIVVGETSGRGRMDRFHQRHGAEVKTVMVYPLVKHAARRLRNAHGG, encoded by the coding sequence ATGATCACCGCAAGAGGCAATCACCGATTCTGTGGCCGGGTATTTGGGCGAGAAGAGCTTACCTTGATCCAGGAAGTGGTCGAGACCTGTGCAGGGATCAGCCGAACGGAGCTGTCGTACACGGTATGCGAACTGCTGGAGTGGAGGCGAGCCAATGGCAAGCTCAAAGGTACCGAGTGCCTGAGTTTTTTGGAAAGGCTGGAAGGCCAGGGGTTTTTGAAACTTCCGGAGAGTCAGCAGACCGGACCAAAGAAAGGGACGAGGCGACACATTGTGCCAGCGACAGACGACCCACTCTGGGCCAATCTGACGGGCAGTGTGGGGGCGTTTGTGCCCTTGGATGTGGAGTTGGTAAAGAACCGGAAACAGCGCCAGATTTTCAAGGACCTTGTAAGCTGGCACCACTACCTGGGATATGCCATGCCCTTTGGTGCGAGGCTTCAGTACCTGGTCTACGTGAGCCAGCCCCGACGGCAAGTGGTCGGGTGTGTGCAGTTTTCCAGCCCGGCCTGGCGGATGAAGGTTAGGGATCAATGGATTGGCTGGGACGATGCGACACGCGGGCGAGGTCTCCAGCAGATCGTGAACAACAGCCGACTGTTGGTCTTGCCGCGAATACGCAATCTGGCCAGTTCGCTGCTCTCCTGTGTGCTGGGTCGGCTTCGAGAGGACTGGCAAGGTCATTATGGAGTCGACCCCTGGCTGGTGGAGACACTGGTGAATCGGGAACGGTTCCACGGAGGGTGTTACCGTGCCGCCAACTTCATCGTAGTAGGGGAAACAAGCGGCCGGGGTCGAATGGACCGTTTCCATCAGCGTCATGGGGCGGAAGTGAAAACAGTGATGGTTTATCCGCTGGTCAAGCATGCGGCGCGCCGTCTCAGAAATGCTCACGGAGGATAA